A window of the Miscanthus floridulus cultivar M001 chromosome 14, ASM1932011v1, whole genome shotgun sequence genome harbors these coding sequences:
- the LOC136504298 gene encoding ferritin-1, chloroplastic-like, with protein MELALALEKLVNEKLHSLHDVATRCNDPHLTDFIESEFLEEQVEAINKISKYVAQLRRVGKGHGVWHFDQMLLEEEA; from the exons ATGGAGCTGGCTCTGGCTCTAGAAAAGCTGGTTAATGAGAAGCTGCACAGCCTGCATGAT GTGGCAACAAGGTGCAATGATCCTCATCTGACAGACTTCATCGAGAGTGAGTTCCTCGAGGAGCAG GTGGAAGCCATAAATAAGATCTCCAAGTATGTCGCCCAGCTGAGGAGAGTGGGCAAGGGGCACG GGGTGTGGCACTTTGATCAGATGCTGCTTGAGGAAGAGGCCT GA